Below is a window of Yimella sp. cx-51 DNA.
CGTGGGCGCAATCAATAACATCTACGAGTCTGCGAAGCTGTGTTCGTTTCGAGGTCTCGTCCAATAATGCATGCGAGATCAGGGCTGCGCGCCGTTCGCGGAGCAGCTCGATCAGGCGCTGCTGCTCCGCGATGAGCGTGTCAATGCGTTCGGTCTCGCGGTCGAGGTAGTCCGCAATCGCCCGCTGTTCTCCGGCGGGTGGCAGGGGAATCTGAACGCGCCCCAATTTATCGGCCGTCAGGTGCGGCATCGAGACCACGTTCGCGTACGCGTGAACGAAACCGCTTGAGCGGAGAGCGATCAGGTAGTACGCGAGGTAGCGGCCATCGCTGGCCCCGATTGGCCGCAGTCGATTGATGGAGTTTTGGAAGCCCCATCCCATGACGTCGTCGCGGACGTACGCAGCACGGCCGAAGCCGCCCTGGCCACCTTCAACGACGACCACATCGCCGCCGCGAATACTGAGGCGTTCGAGCTCTGCTGAGCCGAACCACATCTGCTTCGCGTCTTCGAGGGCGAGTACACCGTCAGGCTGCACGTTGGCCGCGCGCATGTATGGGGCTGCCATGTCGCCGCCGGAGTCCTTCGCCTGCAACATCTTGCCGAGCGTCACCGTTGCCGCGTTCTTGATCTGCCCAGTACGCCATCCTGCCGGCAAGGAGGACCACAGCGGCCCTGTCACTGCTCAACCTCACGGAGGAGCTCGATGATCTTGGCAACCTGCTTCTCCAGATCTGCGTCGATCTCGGCGAGCGGCCGGGGAGGAATGTACTTGTAGAAGTGGCGGGTGAAGGGGATCTCGTAGCCGACCTTGGTCTTCGTGTGGTCGATCCATGCGTCGGGCACGTGCGGTGCAACCTCGGCGTCGAAGTACGCCTGGATGACCTCGTTCTTGCCAAGGCGACCTGCGGTGGATCCACCGTATGTGAAGGGCACGTTCTCCGTGTCGCGCCTCTTGCTGTCCGGCTTGGGTTTGCCCTTGCGATCAGTGACGGCCTCCCCTTCATCATCCAGGAGGGGGCGCTCGGCTGTGATCGTCCAGTAGCCAAAGTCCTCGTTGCGGAGAACTATGGAGTGCTCCGAGTCCGCGTCCTCGAAGTTGTCGTAGAGCTTTAGGACCTTGGCCCGATCCTCGTCGCTGATCTCACGATTCTTTGAACCGAGACTCTTGCGCATCTTCGTCCAGTAGGACGTGCCGTCGACGAGTTGGACCTTGCCCTTGCGCTCCTCGGTCTTGAAGTTGTCGAGGATCCAGATGTAGGTGGCGATGCCGGTGTTGAAGAACATGTTGGTCGGCAGCGCGACGATCGCCTCGACCAGGTCGTTCTCCAGCAGGTGCCGGCGGATCTCCGACGGGCCTGACCCAGCGCCGCCGTTGAACAGCGGGGAGCCGTTCATGACGATCCCGACCCGACCGCCGCCGTCCCGCGGGTCGCGCATCTTGTGCGCGAGGTGGAGCAGGAACAGCATCTGTCCGTCGGAGGTCGCGGGCAGACCCGGGGCGAAGCGTCCGTAGGGTCCGGCGGAGTCCTTCTCCTGCTTGATCGTCTTGGCGTACTGCTTCCAGTCGACACCGTAGGGCGGGTTGGACATGCAGAAATCGAACTGCCGGTTCACGAACGCGTCGTCGGTGAGGGTGTTCCCGAAGGCGATGTTGCTCGGGTCGTTACCCTTGGCGAGCATGTCTGACTTGCAGATCGCGTACGACTGCGGGTTGTACTCCTGCCCGAACAGACTTAACCGGACGTCGGGGTGTTGCAAGAGCAGGTGCTCCTGGGCGAGCGACAGCATGCCGCCGGTGCCCGCAGTGGGGTCGTACAGCGTGCGCACAGCACCGGACTCAGACAGGCCGGCGTCCTTCTCGGCAAGCAGCAAGTCGACGAGGAGCTTGATCGCGTCGCGGGGCGTGTAGTGGTCTCCGGAGGTTTCGTTCGCGGCCTCGTTGAACTTGCGGATGATGTATTCGAACGCGTCACCCATGTCGGAGTTGGACACCACGCTCGGGTGTAGGTCGATCGCAGCGAACGACTTCACGACTTCGCGCAGCAGCTCCGCCTTCTCGAGCGTGACGATCTCCTTCTTGAAGTCGAAGTACTCGAAGACATCGACGTCCGGGGAGAAACGGTCGATGTAGTCGCCCAGGTTGTCTGCCAGTCCGTCGGCGTCCTTGAGCAGGTTCGCGAACGAGTAGTTCGAGGTGTTGTAGAACGAGCGCCCGGTGGCCTTCTTGACCTCGACCTTGAGCCGGTTCGGGTTGTCGAACTTGCCCGCGAGCCCGTGCACGGTGTCGCGGTCCGGCTCGAGGATGCAGTCCAGGCGCCGCAGGATCGTGAGCGGGAGGATCACGTTGCCGTACTGGTTCGGCCGGTAGGGACCTCGCAGCTGATCCGCGATCGACCAGATGAAACTCCCGAGCGTGCTCACAGCGTCCTCTCGCCCAACGATTAACCGTGGCCTCATACTGCCGCACGCCCTTCCTCCGGTGTCGAAGGAACCGGATGCGACGAACTATCGCCGGATGACGTCGACGTCGATCGACGCAATGACCCACGTATCGCCGCACCGCCGGTACGTGATGTTCTCGGTTTGGAGACGGAGCGCGGGTTGGTCGAGGGCGACCCAGAGCGTCCACGTTGCGTCGGCGGTGTCGGCGTCGATGGTGATCAGCGGATTGCTGAAGGTGTGCATCGCGAATGTGACAGATGACGAGAGCAATCCTTCGATGACCGCGTCGCGGCCGATGAAGTCGTAGTCGCCCGCGGCCCAGGTCCATCGGGCGTCTGGGGCGACGATCTCTTGTAGGGCTCCGGTATCAATCCGGCGAGGGTGTTCGCGGTCGACCGCTTTGGCATAACGCGCCGTGATTGCGCGGATCTCTTCAAGGTCTTCCAGGCGTCGGAGGCGTTCTTCCACCGTTGGCGTCATGAGAATTCTCGTCTTTGTAGAGCCGATGATGGTGCCGCAGTGAGTCGCCTACGTGCCTGCCTTGCGGTGTGGGGTCTTTGTCGCGGCACGCCTTGGTACGCGGCGATCTCTTGTCCGCTGGCATAGTGCATCAGGTGCTGTCCGTCATCGATACGCAGATGCTGTTTGAACTGCGCGTACCGGGCTCGCGACCGCCGGTCCTTCGCGACTGATCGTTCCGGGGTTGTGGGCGGGTCTGCGTTTGCCCAGTTTTCCCAAAGCCAGGTGCGGATGAGGTCGTGACTGTTGGTCCTGGTTCCTGGACGAACCTGGCGAAGGACGGCGACGACTTCGGAACCGTCGAACTCGCGAACGAGGTTCTCTCGGTACCGGTAGTCGACGGCATCGTCGAGCAGGTGCGCAGCAACGGTGCGGAGGTGCGCGATCCAGCCGTCGGGGGTCACGCTGAGGTGGGCACTGGCGGTACGTGCCACGTCCACTCCCCTGTGCGGCGGTAGACCAAGTACGCGTGCGGCGTCAGCCCAGGTCGTGACTCCCGGCTGCGCTCTCGCGAGGCACAGCGCCGCGAAGCCACGCGACGTCGCTTCGCTGAGCCCCGACCCGGGCAACTGCTCGAAGCTGGCCGGAATGCGTTGCGGGATGAACCGCGAGTCGAGCGAGAGGGAGACGTTGCAGTTGAGACGGTGCCCGAGGCGTTGCTTTGGCGCCGCTGCTGCGTTAATCAGGCGCGCGACCATGGACGTTGCGCGGGTGTGGTCCAGCGCCCAGGAGGTGGGTCCGTCCCAGACAGCTGGGATCGCGTCGAACCACGGTTGGAACGCTGTGGCTGCAGTGGCCTGGTCTGGCGCGGTGAGGATACGGTCGGCTTCAGCTAACACTTCCGCACGAACGATCGGGTCCTGTGGTGGGCGCAGGTACCACCGCTTAGTCGTCGGGAGCTCCCACGACTGGGGCGGGTTCTGCGCGGCGGAGACGATGTGCAGCATCAGCACGGCCAGGGCCTTCAAAGTCGCCCGGTACTCCTCGGCGGTCAGCGCTTTCCCGAGCACCAACGCGGTCGATGCCGCGTGCCGTTCCTGTTGCTTTCGCACGCCTCGCTCCGTCATCTGAGCGTCGAGTGCGGCGAGATCGGTGGAGCAGCGTGGTCCGCGTCCGCGGGTGAGGGGGTTGCCGCACAGTGTCGCTGCACCATTGGGGCGGATCCAGGTGTGGGTTGTGTCGCGCAGTGGTCGCCGGCAGTCGGGGCACTGGCCGATCAGCAGCGTGCCGTGGCGCAGGCAAGCGGTGGTGAGCGGGTCGTACCAGTCGGCCTTCCAGATCCCATCATCTGCGAGGCAGCGTGGGCACGCCTGGACGATGGTGCCGGGCGTCCACCCATCTGGCCCGGGTCTTGCTGCTGGGCGTGGTCGGCCGTCGCCGAGGGTGCGGCGCCGTAGTTGGGTGACCGTGCCGACCCCGGTCATGTGTTTCATGTCGCTCGGGCTGAGGTTGTTGGCCTCGGCGACCCGCTCGAGGTATCCGTCGGCAGCTTCCCCGACGACTGGAGCAACCTCGACCGGCAAGAACTGAGCGCGTTTGAGCAGTGGCGGCGTCATGCGCTGCTGCCTTCAGCATCTGGCTGGGGATTCTGCCGCGAATGGTCGCGTCGGTGGAGGTGGTCGGTCAGTTCCGGCACCTGCAGGTGCGCACTGACCCACTCCCGAAGGCTCAACAGATCGTCACCCGGAAACGCCCAACACGCCGCCCGCAGGGCGACCGGAAATCCGGGCCAGTAGAGCCTGTCTGGGAGGTGCCCAGTCAGGTCTATCCACACGATGTCGAGCACTGTCGCGGACGGCAGTGATCTCGTTGCACTGCTGAGGGTGCGCCGCACACGCTCTGGAAGGGAGAGACTCGCCCACCATGCCCGGGCTTCGTCGGGTGCTAGAGGCGCACCGATTGAGAGTGAAGAAACCTTCCTGATCACTTGCACGCCCTCATCGGTGGCCAGCATCCGACACGCATCCGCGGCGTATGGACGCGGTTCAGCCGCGCGTGACCTAAGAGTGTTCGACTGGCGCGGATCGCTTGGTCCCAGGTGATCAGCGACGTCTTCGAGAGTGGCCCTGCCCCAGGCGGATACGGGATCGGCGGTCGAGATCAGTGCGTGTCTGGCGACGGTCGCGGCGTACAGCGTGTGCAAGGTCGCAG
It encodes the following:
- a CDS encoding restriction endonuclease subunit S, which encodes MTGPLWSSLPAGWRTGQIKNAATVTLGKMLQAKDSGGDMAAPYMRAANVQPDGVLALEDAKQMWFGSAELERLSIRGGDVVVVEGGQGGFGRAAYVRDDVMGWGFQNSINRLRPIGASDGRYLAYYLIALRSSGFVHAYANVVSMPHLTADKLGRVQIPLPPAGEQRAIADYLDRETERIDTLIAEQQRLIELLRERRAALISHALLDETSKRTQLRRLVDVIDCAHVTADFVDDDDRFPIASIRECQGPTVDLTACAYTTAEFFEHLRSSGRRPRVGDLLFIRNVSVGLVSVVTPDVPEFAVGQETVLLRRKTAVDPEFLRYVLVGAEARHAIESAMIGSTFRRINVSAIRSLPVATPLIDVQRRIVAALNDQTTRIDQLITESERFIELSRERRAALITATVTGQIDVRGVA
- a CDS encoding class I SAM-dependent DNA methyltransferase, coding for MSTLGSFIWSIADQLRGPYRPNQYGNVILPLTILRRLDCILEPDRDTVHGLAGKFDNPNRLKVEVKKATGRSFYNTSNYSFANLLKDADGLADNLGDYIDRFSPDVDVFEYFDFKKEIVTLEKAELLREVVKSFAAIDLHPSVVSNSDMGDAFEYIIRKFNEAANETSGDHYTPRDAIKLLVDLLLAEKDAGLSESGAVRTLYDPTAGTGGMLSLAQEHLLLQHPDVRLSLFGQEYNPQSYAICKSDMLAKGNDPSNIAFGNTLTDDAFVNRQFDFCMSNPPYGVDWKQYAKTIKQEKDSAGPYGRFAPGLPATSDGQMLFLLHLAHKMRDPRDGGGRVGIVMNGSPLFNGGAGSGPSEIRRHLLENDLVEAIVALPTNMFFNTGIATYIWILDNFKTEERKGKVQLVDGTSYWTKMRKSLGSKNREISDEDRAKVLKLYDNFEDADSEHSIVLRNEDFGYWTITAERPLLDDEGEAVTDRKGKPKPDSKRRDTENVPFTYGGSTAGRLGKNEVIQAYFDAEVAPHVPDAWIDHTKTKVGYEIPFTRHFYKYIPPRPLAEIDADLEKQVAKIIELLREVEQ
- a CDS encoding nuclear transport factor 2 family protein, with the translated sequence MTPTVEERLRRLEDLEEIRAITARYAKAVDREHPRRIDTGALQEIVAPDARWTWAAGDYDFIGRDAVIEGLLSSSVTFAMHTFSNPLITIDADTADATWTLWVALDQPALRLQTENITYRRCGDTWVIASIDVDVIRR
- a CDS encoding TniQ family protein, which codes for MTPPLLKRAQFLPVEVAPVVGEAADGYLERVAEANNLSPSDMKHMTGVGTVTQLRRRTLGDGRPRPAARPGPDGWTPGTIVQACPRCLADDGIWKADWYDPLTTACLRHGTLLIGQCPDCRRPLRDTTHTWIRPNGAATLCGNPLTRGRGPRCSTDLAALDAQMTERGVRKQQERHAASTALVLGKALTAEEYRATLKALAVLMLHIVSAAQNPPQSWELPTTKRWYLRPPQDPIVRAEVLAEADRILTAPDQATAATAFQPWFDAIPAVWDGPTSWALDHTRATSMVARLINAAAAPKQRLGHRLNCNVSLSLDSRFIPQRIPASFEQLPGSGLSEATSRGFAALCLARAQPGVTTWADAARVLGLPPHRGVDVARTASAHLSVTPDGWIAHLRTVAAHLLDDAVDYRYRENLVREFDGSEVVAVLRQVRPGTRTNSHDLIRTWLWENWANADPPTTPERSVAKDRRSRARYAQFKQHLRIDDGQHLMHYASGQEIAAYQGVPRQRPHTARQARRRLTAAPSSALQRREFS